The following are from one region of the Salvelinus fontinalis isolate EN_2023a chromosome 5, ASM2944872v1, whole genome shotgun sequence genome:
- the LOC129855335 gene encoding flavin-containing monooxygenase 5-like — translation MSQRVAVIGAGPSGLTSIKSCLDEGLEPTCFESSDDIGGLWRFKETPEPGRSSIYRSLVVNTSKEMMCFSDFPMPADYPNYMLHSQLLQYFRLYAQHFDLLRHITFQTSVLTVRQRPDFSHSGQWEVVTENREGQEQRHVFDGVLVCSGHYTQPVSPLDQFPGHESFPGRCLHSWEYKDADAFRGKRVVVVGIGNSGGDIAVEISRAAEKTFLSTRKGAWVLARMSSSGLPLDMTAISRLTVLLTSLLPRALVNWAAERTLNHRYDHRLYGLQPTHRLLEQNPLINDDLPGRILQGAVVLKPDLRGFQGSGLLFQDGTTEEDIDAVVFCTGYNGNFSFLPPSLCSGPGWDLNLYRRVFPPALERPTLAIMGLFQTKGPIFPAVEMQARWVTRVIAGLTQLPPRKTMLSKIETETKRNMKSCLCPRQAALHVDYIPYLDSLAEQVGVRPNILGLLLREPSVGLRVLLGPCTPYQYRLRGPGKWDGARQAILTQWERVAQPFRTRLEPEPPRPLVLLSPLLITLSAGAGMLAVVLSQCKLTLVLQNLLQDSTHLLDWLSALLWGSE, via the exons ATGTCCCAACGTGTGGCAGTGATCGGGGCGGGTCCCTCAGGTCTGACCAGCATCAAGAGCTGTCTGGATGAGGGTCTGGAGCCTACCTGCTTCGAGAGCAGTGATGACATCGGGGGGTTGTGGAGGTTCAAG GAAACCCCTGAGCCGGGCCGCTCTAGTATCTACCGCTCTCTGGTGGTGAACACCTCCAAGGAGATGATGTGTTTCAGTGACTTCCCTATGCCAGCTGACTACCCCAACTACATGCTGCACTCCCAGCTGCTGCAGTACTTCAGGCTTTACGCTCAACACTTTGACCTCCTCAGACACATCACCTTCCAG accaGCGTGCTGACCGTGAGACAGAGGCCAGACTTCAGTCATTCAGGCCAGTGGGAGGTGGTGACAGAGAACAGGGAGGGACAGGAGCAGAGACACGTCTTTGACGGGGTCCTGGTGTGTTCAGGACACTACACACAGCCTGTCTCACCGCTAGAccagttcccag GCCATGAGTCGTTCCCTGGCCGCTGCCTACACAGCTGGGAGTATAAGGATGCTGATGCGTTCCGGGGGAAgagggtggtggtagtggggaTTGGGAACTCTGGAGGAGACATCGCTGTGGAGATCAGCCGGGCTGCAGAGAAG ACCTTCCTGAGTACCCGTAAGGGGGCGTGGGTGTTAGCTCGTATGTCCAGTAGCGGTCTCCCACTGGACATGACGGCCATCTCACGGCTCACCGTCCTGCTGACCTCCCTGCTGCCCAGAGCGCTGGTCAACTGGGCTGCAGAGAGAACCCTTAATCACCGATACGACCACCGCCTCTACGGCCTACAGCCAACACACAG GCTGCTAGAGCAAAATCCGCTGATCAACGATGACCTTCCAGGCCGTATCCTGCAGGGGGCAGTAGTGCTGAAGCCAGACCTGAGAGGGTTCCAGGGGTCCGGACTGCTGTTCCAGGATGGAACCACGGAGGAGGACATCGATGCAGTGGTCTTCTGTACTGGATACAATGGCAACTTCTCCTTCCTGCCCCCGTCACTATGTTCAGGACCTGGGTGGGATCTCAACCTGTACAG ACGGGTGTTCCCTCCAGCTCTCGAGCGCCCCACGCTGGCCATCATGGGTCTGTTCCAGACTAAAGGACCCATCTTTCCTGCAGTGGAGATGCAGGCCCGCTGGGTCACGAGGGTCatcgcag GGTTGACCCAGCTCCCACCACGGAAAACGATGCTGTCCAAAATCGAGACGGAGACGAAGAGGAACATGAAGAG ttgccTGTGTCCCAGACAGGCAGCTCTCCATGTGGATTATATACCATACCTGGACTCCCTGGCTGAGCAGGTGGGGGTTCGTCCCAACATCCTAGGGCTGCTGCTGAGGGAGCCTAGTGTGGGGCTGCGTGTACTGCTAGGGCCCTGCACACCTTACCAGTACCGCCTAAGAGGGCCGGGAAAGTGGGACGGGGCCCGACAGGCCATCCTCACTCAGTGGGAGCGCGTAGCCCAGCCCTTCAGAACCAG ACTGGAGCCAGAACCCCCCAGGCCCTTGGTCCTTCTGTCCCCCTTGCTGATCACGCTGTCCGCGGGAGCTGGGATGCTAGCTGTGGTCCTCTCCCAGTGTAAACTGACCTTAGTTCTACAGAACCTACTACAGGACTCAACTCACCTGCTGGACTGGCTCTCAGCACTACTGTGGGGCTCGGAGTAG
- the LOC129855338 gene encoding polyisoprenoid diphosphate/phosphate phosphohydrolase PLPP6-like, with product MPSPKTKNSANRSAGGSSGLSGSTNGNGRYEFMSLNRTPPPTLLQRQGSDPTAAARLRASESPTRRRGSGSSTSSNTGMPEEDCMRLNPSFIGIALSSLLAIDLWLSKRLGVCACEDSSWGSIRPLMKLIEISGHGIPWLVGTAYGLYKADSAAGQEVMLNLFMALILDLILVGIVKAVVRRRRPSHNRMDMFATFSVDRFSFPSGHATRAAMCARFLLAHLVLAAPLRVLVFLWSCLVGLSRVLLGRHNVTDVLFGFLMGYWQYNLVEMLWVSSLGLQGLLGLIQG from the exons ATGCCTTCTCCTAAAACCAAAAACAGTGCAAATCGCAGCGCAGGTGGAAGCTCAGGTCTCAGTGGCAGCACCAACGGCAACGGACGCTACGAGTTCATGTCGCTGAACCGAACCCCTCCACCCACTCTCCTCCAACGGCAGGGCTCCGACCCAACCGCTGCAGCCAGACTGCGGGCATCTGAGAGCCCTACCCGGCGAAGGGGCTCCgggtcctccacctcctccaacaCAGGCATGCCCGAAGAGGATTGTATGCGGCTCAACCCTTCATTTATCGGGATAGCCCTCAGCTCCCTCCTCGCCATAGACCTGTGGCTTTCCAAGCGGCTGGGGGTGTGTGCCTGTGAAGATTCCTCCTGGGGCAGCATTAGACCATTGATGAAACTTATAGAGATTTCTGGACATGGAATACCATGGCTGGTCGGGACAGCCTACGGCCTGTACAAGGCTGACAGTGCAGCGGGACAGGAGGTTATGCTAAACCTCTTCATGG cTCTCATTCTAGACCTGATCCTGGTTGGCATCGTGAAAGCTGTCGTCCGTCGGCGCCGTCCGTCCCACAACCGCATGGACATGTTCGCCACCTTCTCCGTGGACCGCTTCTCCTTCCCCTCGGGGCACGCCACCCGCGCAGCCATGTGTGCCCGCTTCTTGCTGGCCCACCTGGTCCTGGCTGCACCCCTCAGGGTGCTGGTGTTCTTGTGGTCTTGTCTGGTGGGGCTGAGCCGGGTGCTGCTGGGCAGACACAACGTGACCGATGTGCTGTTTGGCTTCCTAATGGGCTACTGGCAGTACAACCTGGTGGAAATGCTCTGGGTGTCATCACTGGGCCTGCAGGGGCTGCTGGGACTCATCCAGGGGTGA